The following are encoded in a window of Planctomycetia bacterium genomic DNA:
- a CDS encoding MaoC family dehydratase codes for MAARTITGLEELQSFVGKRLGSSDWFDVTQARIDAFAEATGDRQWIHCDPARAAVESPYGTTSAHGFFTLSLCIQLADTSFHIAGVKMIVNYGLNRVRFPMPVKVGSRIRMNSDLLELKPAAQGVQAVFKHSFEVEDVARPACVVESVLRLFF; via the coding sequence ATGGCCGCTCGGACGATTACAGGTCTTGAAGAGCTGCAAAGCTTCGTCGGCAAACGACTCGGCAGCAGCGACTGGTTCGACGTGACGCAAGCGCGGATCGATGCCTTTGCCGAAGCGACCGGCGATCGCCAATGGATCCATTGCGACCCGGCCCGCGCTGCCGTGGAGTCGCCGTACGGCACGACGAGTGCGCATGGTTTTTTTACGTTGTCGCTCTGCATTCAACTGGCCGACACGTCGTTCCATATCGCCGGCGTGAAGATGATCGTGAACTACGGCCTGAACCGGGTTCGATTTCCGATGCCGGTGAAAGTCGGCTCGCGAATTCGTATGAATTCCGACTTGCTGGAGTTGAAGCCCGCAGCTCAGGGAGTTCAGGCGGTCTTCAAACATTCGTTCGAGGTGGAAGATGTGGCGCGGCCGGCCTGCGTGGTCGAGTCGGTGTTGCGACTTTTTTTCTGA
- a CDS encoding GNAT family N-acetyltransferase encodes MSLSLLTQLVTPRLVMRPATLDDAAAHYEAARESMAEVGRWLSWCHTGMTLEESEAWAKICHDAWRTGEFYGFYLFDRDGGRFVGCCTINEIDRQRRRANLGYWIRTSRQGRGIATEAVPIVARFGFRELGLERLEIVAAVGNLPSQRVAAKVGAAREGTARNRLRVHGKQHDAVIFSLIPGDLADGAAPSAQR; translated from the coding sequence GTGTCTCTTTCGCTTCTTACTCAACTCGTCACGCCGCGGCTCGTCATGCGCCCGGCGACGCTCGACGATGCCGCCGCGCACTACGAAGCGGCTCGTGAGTCGATGGCGGAAGTCGGCCGTTGGCTAAGCTGGTGCCATACGGGCATGACGCTCGAAGAGAGCGAAGCGTGGGCCAAGATTTGCCACGACGCTTGGCGAACCGGCGAATTCTACGGCTTTTATTTATTTGATCGGGACGGCGGCCGATTCGTCGGCTGTTGCACGATCAATGAAATCGATCGCCAGCGCCGCCGCGCCAATCTCGGCTATTGGATTCGCACCAGCCGACAAGGCCGCGGCATCGCTACGGAAGCGGTGCCGATCGTCGCGCGGTTCGGCTTCCGCGAGCTCGGGCTGGAGCGTCTCGAAATCGTCGCGGCCGTCGGGAACTTGCCGAGCCAACGGGTCGCCGCGAAGGTCGGCGCAGCGCGTGAGGGGACGGCGCGTAATCGCCTCCGCGTGCACGGCAAACAGCACGACGCCGTAATCTTTTCGTTGATTCCCGGCGACCTCGCGGACGGCGCGGCTCCGTCTGCGCAGCGATAA
- a CDS encoding 1-acyl-sn-glycerol-3-phosphate acyltransferase, with translation MQPWKFETSRDLGLAPQDRLRSLKRESGLISTVLHRTWWSAARVYLKLWHSLKIEGREFLPVKPPFVMVANHASHLDVLVLAASLAHAHRDRIFPIAAGEVFFSTPATSAFSALMLNALPMWRKKCGSHHMEQLRERLVEEPCAYILFPEGTRSRDGAMSSFKAGLGMLVAGTNVPVIPCSLSGCHVAMPPDVRLPRRRPITLSIGAPLLFPDVASDREGWRHVAASAEQAVRTLAGCPIENGAEISSREIERE, from the coding sequence ATGCAACCTTGGAAATTCGAAACCTCGCGCGATCTCGGTCTCGCGCCGCAAGACCGACTGCGAAGTTTGAAACGGGAAAGCGGTCTGATCTCGACTGTGCTGCATCGCACCTGGTGGAGCGCTGCGCGCGTCTATTTAAAGCTTTGGCATTCTCTCAAGATCGAGGGACGCGAGTTTCTTCCGGTAAAGCCGCCGTTCGTGATGGTCGCCAACCATGCCAGCCATCTCGATGTGCTGGTGCTGGCCGCCTCCTTGGCGCATGCACACCGCGACCGCATCTTTCCGATCGCCGCGGGAGAGGTGTTTTTCAGTACGCCTGCGACCTCGGCCTTCTCGGCGCTGATGCTCAATGCCCTACCGATGTGGCGAAAGAAATGTGGTTCGCATCACATGGAACAGCTTCGCGAACGACTTGTCGAAGAACCCTGCGCGTACATTCTCTTTCCCGAAGGAACTCGTAGCCGCGACGGAGCTATGAGTTCGTTCAAAGCCGGCCTAGGGATGCTCGTCGCAGGCACGAATGTGCCCGTCATACCATGCAGTCTCTCAGGCTGTCATGTCGCGATGCCACCCGACGTGCGACTTCCGCGTCGTCGTCCGATCACCCTGTCGATCGGCGCGCCGCTGTTGTTTCCCGATGTCGCGAGCGATCGCGAGGGGTGGCGGCATGTCGCCGCGAGCGCGGAGCAAGCGGTGCGAACCTTAGCCGGATGCCCCATCGAGAACGGAGCGGAAATATCAAGCCGCGAAATCGAACGAGAGTAA
- a CDS encoding phosphatidate cytidylyltransferase has translation MNRQAITRLFDPRTLTSESATLWIVAGLVIVLAIVPLAIRGLSATGKIGDKLRGELLLRYYGWLLIIPTLVVPILLGAFWTILGIGLLSLFCYREYARATGLVREKWVSFLVVAGIGFLTLAALDHWYGLFMALSSLTVAAIVAFAVLQDRPQGYIQRVALAIFGYLLFGVCLGHLAYLANDARYRALILFVLIVVEMNDIFAFCCGKTFGRRKLCPNTSPNKTVGGSLGALVLTTLLVVVLGRFVFASTTLASIPRLAGLGALLSIAGQFGDLTLSSIKRDLGIKDMAATIPGHGGLLDRFDSILLAAPVFFHYLHYFLGIGLDQPPFVFTSLLGVEHV, from the coding sequence ATGAATCGCCAAGCGATCACACGACTCTTCGATCCGCGTACCTTGACCAGCGAATCCGCCACACTCTGGATCGTCGCCGGTTTGGTCATCGTCCTCGCGATCGTTCCGCTCGCGATACGCGGCTTGTCGGCGACCGGAAAGATCGGTGATAAGCTCCGCGGCGAGTTGCTGTTGCGCTACTACGGCTGGCTACTCATCATTCCAACGCTCGTCGTGCCGATTTTGCTCGGGGCCTTCTGGACGATCCTCGGCATCGGGCTTTTGAGCCTGTTTTGTTATCGGGAATATGCTCGGGCGACGGGCTTGGTGCGCGAGAAATGGGTCAGCTTTCTCGTCGTTGCGGGAATCGGTTTTCTAACGCTCGCTGCGCTCGATCACTGGTACGGTCTGTTCATGGCTCTCTCCTCGCTCACGGTCGCCGCGATCGTGGCGTTTGCCGTTTTGCAAGATCGACCGCAAGGATATATCCAGCGCGTTGCCTTGGCGATTTTCGGTTATCTCTTGTTCGGTGTCTGCCTCGGCCACTTAGCCTATCTGGCAAACGACGCTCGCTATCGGGCTCTGATCCTCTTCGTGTTGATCGTCGTCGAGATGAACGATATTTTCGCGTTTTGCTGCGGCAAGACATTCGGCCGACGTAAGCTCTGTCCGAACACAAGCCCCAATAAAACGGTCGGTGGTTCGCTCGGGGCCCTCGTGCTCACGACGCTGCTCGTCGTCGTGCTCGGCCGGTTCGTCTTTGCGTCGACCACCCTGGCGAGCATTCCTCGTTTAGCAGGGCTCGGCGCGCTGTTAAGCATCGCAGGCCAATTCGGCGATCTGACTTTGTCGTCGATTAAGCGCGACCTCGGCATCAAAGACATGGCTGCGACGATTCCCGGCCATGGTGGGCTCTTAGATCGCTTCGACAGCATCTTGCTGGCAGCACCCGTCTTCTTTCACTATCTGCATTACTTCTTAGGCATCGGCTTAGATCAACCGCCGTTCGTATTCACAAGCCTACTGGGAGTCGAGCACGTTTAG
- a CDS encoding CDP-alcohol phosphatidyltransferase family protein has product MTEAPYSGERRPIAAREWKLSQRIAEFLARSGASPNGISVAGAVFGILGGFAFAATSAWPAHAWWLWLVVAVMMQLRLQCNLYDGMVAIATGRASPVGELYNDVPDRISDSAFLIGAGYALHSNVSLGYAAALAAMFTAYIRAVGKAGGARQEFCGPMAKQQRMALLTVTALLCAFAPNARLPAFGSAPEFGILTLALFVIAVGSLITSVRRLLRIAEQLRETPLREHHE; this is encoded by the coding sequence ATGACCGAAGCACCCTATTCGGGCGAACGGCGGCCGATCGCAGCTCGTGAATGGAAGCTTTCTCAACGGATCGCCGAGTTCTTGGCGCGCAGCGGCGCCTCGCCCAACGGCATCTCCGTCGCCGGTGCGGTCTTCGGCATTCTCGGCGGCTTCGCGTTCGCCGCTACTTCGGCGTGGCCTGCTCATGCTTGGTGGCTCTGGTTAGTTGTCGCCGTGATGATGCAACTCCGTCTGCAATGCAACCTTTACGACGGCATGGTCGCAATTGCGACCGGCCGAGCTTCGCCGGTCGGTGAACTTTATAACGATGTGCCTGATCGCATTTCCGACTCGGCATTCTTAATCGGCGCAGGCTATGCCCTACATAGCAACGTGAGCCTCGGTTATGCCGCAGCGTTGGCCGCGATGTTTACCGCGTATATTCGAGCGGTGGGCAAAGCGGGAGGCGCGAGACAAGAGTTTTGCGGCCCGATGGCAAAACAGCAACGAATGGCACTCCTGACCGTCACGGCTTTGCTCTGTGCATTCGCACCGAACGCACGACTGCCGGCGTTCGGCTCCGCTCCGGAATTCGGTATTCTGACCTTAGCTTTATTCGTCATCGCGGTCGGAAGCTTGATCACCTCCGTACGCCGTCTGCTGCGCATCGCCGAACAGCTTAGAGAAACGCCCCTTCGAGAACATCACGAATGA
- a CDS encoding lysophospholipid acyltransferase family protein yields the protein MKIKSPFLINAAGLAVTSTMRRWMDTLDCRWSMYDRMVDTAIDDPERRRIYLFWHEYILIPLDRRGRTNVTMLLSRHRDADVLSRIAAHQGFGVVRGSTFDGGTASLRELIQVSRRNHLTITPDGPRGPRRQLALGPIYLASKLGMPIVPMGYGYDRPWRMNSWDRFALPRPYSRARAIWGPEMQIPKRLDRDGLEHYRCEVERMINYLTTDAEAWAESGTTRVEERRFERETARPIASAESDADTVSRPMKRSRSRSAA from the coding sequence ATGAAAATCAAAAGCCCTTTTTTGATCAACGCCGCCGGCCTTGCCGTAACGTCGACGATGCGGCGTTGGATGGATACGCTCGATTGCCGTTGGTCGATGTACGATCGCATGGTCGACACGGCGATCGACGATCCGGAGCGTCGGCGCATCTATCTCTTCTGGCACGAATACATTTTGATCCCGCTCGATCGACGTGGGCGAACGAACGTAACGATGTTGCTCAGCCGGCACCGCGATGCCGATGTGCTGAGCCGGATCGCGGCCCATCAGGGCTTCGGCGTCGTGCGCGGGTCGACCTTCGACGGCGGCACCGCTTCGCTGCGCGAGTTGATCCAAGTCTCGCGCCGCAACCATCTCACGATCACTCCCGACGGCCCTCGCGGTCCGCGCCGACAACTTGCCCTCGGCCCGATCTACTTGGCCTCGAAACTCGGCATGCCGATCGTGCCGATGGGTTACGGCTACGATCGGCCGTGGCGCATGAATAGTTGGGACCGGTTCGCGTTGCCACGGCCTTATTCGCGCGCCCGAGCGATCTGGGGACCGGAAATGCAGATCCCCAAGCGGCTCGACCGAGACGGCTTGGAGCATTACCGTTGCGAAGTCGAGCGGATGATCAACTATCTCACCACCGACGCCGAAGCTTGGGCCGAGTCCGGCACGACGCGCGTCGAAGAACGTCGGTTCGAGCGAGAAACGGCGCGGCCGATCGCTAGCGCTGAGTCGGATGCCGACACCGTGAGCCGGCCGATGAAAAGATCACGCAGCCGCAGTGCCGCGTAA
- the dapF gene encoding diaminopimelate epimerase, with protein sequence MRFTKMQGAGNDYVYVDCFAQPMPADPAALAIKLADRHYGIGGDGIILICPSDKADARMRMFNADGGESEMCGNGIRCVAKYVYDHGLAQKSPLKIETGAGVLSIELDVVDRRVRRATVDMGLPILEAARIPVALSSIGPAERIVDVPLFDHVSPEPFAAWRNAAGLDPRMTCVSMGNPHVMLYCRDVAKVPLEAIGPVLENHPIFPRRINVHFVEVRGPRELTMRTWERGSGITLACGTGASAVCVAGALTGRHERQVLAHLPGGDLELRWADDDHLYMTGPAVEVFHGEVDV encoded by the coding sequence ATGCGCTTCACCAAAATGCAGGGCGCGGGCAACGACTATGTCTACGTCGATTGCTTCGCTCAACCGATGCCGGCCGATCCCGCTGCTCTGGCGATCAAGCTCGCCGATCGCCACTACGGCATCGGCGGCGACGGCATCATCTTGATTTGCCCTTCGGACAAAGCCGACGCGCGGATGCGGATGTTCAACGCCGACGGTGGAGAATCGGAAATGTGCGGCAACGGCATCCGTTGCGTCGCCAAGTATGTCTACGACCATGGTCTCGCGCAGAAGTCGCCGCTGAAGATCGAGACCGGAGCCGGTGTGTTGTCGATCGAGCTTGATGTAGTCGACCGGCGCGTGCGCCGCGCGACCGTCGATATGGGTCTGCCGATTCTCGAAGCTGCGCGCATTCCCGTCGCGCTGTCGTCGATCGGTCCGGCCGAGCGTATCGTCGACGTGCCGTTGTTCGACCATGTTTCGCCGGAGCCGTTTGCCGCGTGGCGCAACGCCGCCGGCCTCGATCCGCGAATGACTTGCGTTTCGATGGGGAATCCGCATGTGATGCTTTATTGTCGCGACGTAGCGAAAGTGCCGCTCGAGGCGATCGGGCCCGTGCTCGAGAACCATCCGATTTTTCCTCGCCGGATCAACGTCCACTTCGTCGAAGTGCGCGGCCCGCGCGAGCTGACGATGCGTACTTGGGAGCGCGGCAGCGGCATCACGCTCGCCTGCGGCACCGGAGCCTCGGCCGTGTGCGTTGCCGGCGCACTCACCGGTCGTCACGAGCGCCAAGTTCTCGCGCATCTGCCGGGCGGAGACTTGGAACTGCGCTGGGCCGACGACGACCACCTTTACATGACCGGCCCGGCGGTGGAAGTGTTTCACGGAGAGGTCGACGTATAA
- a CDS encoding AsmA-like C-terminal region-containing protein produces ARKLVLDPKMLAMMPEQWKTQWNNFLPAGEVDLDAVLTFDGTTWQQQVTMNCLNVGFTYHRFPYRFERGRGKLELRNKNLTFQLTALSNTEEMRFIGDFELNGPKTHGWTDIRGDGIRIDERLLRAIPETMQPLARSMHPQGRFNVAMRLWKEAPGEGPMRKRIVLGFQDCFVRYDKFPYPISGVSGTVEVQDDFWVFHDDLRGTNDTGKITCRGQLTPSPEGSELILTFHGDNVRIDEELRDALNPGAQRLWNDMKPRGMLKIDSEVRYRLSDKTLHTTVRAEPIEDTVSIEPTYFPYRMEKLHGTFTLADGRLQMEKLRAEHGRTELSAVGECLVDPNGGWRLRLERVFVDRLAVDRDLLNALPEQLKKATSSLEPTGAFNVRGALTLAGSGVPGRPLSSDWNLTIDCHDNSLRCGIDLRGIFGSVSVAGRSEGGRFESTGELNLDSISYADYQVTEVLGPLWIDNEQVLLGMWADRRKGEQAERHVTGKLYGGTTVADGWIVLGDEPEYAFLATLTNGNLSRFAQEHIAGNNKLSGEILATVDLRGKGRTRNNLQGRGSIQLRNADIYQLPAMVSLLKVLSLRAPDATGFTKSDINFVLQGEHAYLERIDFDGDAVSLQGRGELNLLNDQINLVFRTVVGSDSARLPAVKQLLGGASQQILLLHVDGTLKSPQVRREAFPGVNQVLEQLQAELNSPSPLRLSEGPTRVSPPGRYPLDRN; encoded by the coding sequence GCTCGCAAGCTCGTCCTCGATCCGAAGATGCTCGCCATGATGCCCGAGCAGTGGAAGACGCAATGGAATAACTTCTTACCGGCCGGCGAAGTCGATCTCGATGCCGTGCTCACGTTCGACGGCACGACTTGGCAACAGCAGGTGACGATGAATTGCTTGAACGTCGGTTTCACCTACCACAGGTTTCCTTATCGCTTCGAGCGCGGTCGAGGAAAGCTTGAATTGCGCAACAAGAATCTGACGTTTCAACTGACGGCTCTCTCGAACACCGAAGAGATGCGCTTCATCGGCGACTTCGAACTCAACGGCCCGAAGACTCACGGCTGGACCGATATCCGCGGGGATGGAATTCGCATCGATGAGCGCTTGTTGCGGGCGATTCCCGAAACGATGCAGCCGTTGGCCCGTTCGATGCACCCGCAGGGACGCTTTAATGTCGCGATGCGGTTGTGGAAGGAAGCACCGGGCGAAGGCCCGATGCGGAAGCGCATTGTCTTAGGGTTCCAAGATTGCTTCGTGCGTTACGACAAGTTCCCTTACCCGATCAGCGGCGTGAGCGGCACGGTCGAAGTGCAAGACGACTTTTGGGTCTTTCACGACGACCTGCGTGGGACCAACGACACGGGCAAAATCACTTGCCGCGGTCAGCTTACGCCGTCGCCCGAGGGAAGCGAATTGATTCTGACTTTTCACGGCGACAACGTGCGCATCGATGAAGAGCTGCGCGATGCGTTGAATCCCGGTGCGCAGCGCTTGTGGAACGATATGAAGCCGCGCGGCATGCTCAAGATCGACAGCGAAGTTCGCTACCGGCTGAGCGACAAGACCCTGCATACGACCGTGCGTGCCGAGCCGATCGAAGATACCGTCAGCATCGAGCCGACTTACTTTCCTTACCGCATGGAAAAACTACACGGCACCTTCACGCTCGCCGATGGCCGCTTGCAAATGGAAAAGCTGCGCGCCGAGCATGGCCGGACGGAGCTATCCGCAGTCGGTGAGTGCCTCGTCGACCCCAACGGCGGCTGGCGGCTGCGACTCGAACGCGTTTTCGTCGATCGTTTGGCCGTCGATCGAGACTTGCTCAATGCTCTGCCCGAGCAGTTGAAGAAAGCGACGAGCTCGCTTGAACCGACGGGAGCTTTCAACGTGCGCGGCGCACTCACGCTCGCCGGCAGCGGAGTCCCGGGCCGGCCCTTGTCGTCGGATTGGAATCTCACGATCGACTGCCACGACAATTCGCTGCGGTGCGGTATCGATCTGCGGGGCATCTTCGGGTCGGTGAGCGTCGCGGGCAGAAGCGAAGGGGGACGATTCGAATCGACCGGAGAGCTTAATCTCGATTCGATTTCGTATGCCGATTATCAAGTGACGGAAGTCCTCGGTCCGCTTTGGATCGACAACGAACAAGTGTTGCTCGGCATGTGGGCCGATCGACGTAAGGGAGAGCAAGCCGAACGCCACGTTACAGGCAAGCTCTACGGTGGCACGACGGTCGCCGATGGTTGGATCGTGCTCGGCGACGAACCGGAGTATGCCTTTCTCGCGACGCTCACGAACGGCAATCTGTCGCGATTCGCGCAAGAGCACATCGCAGGCAATAACAAGCTTAGCGGCGAGATACTGGCGACGGTCGACTTGCGAGGCAAAGGGCGCACGCGCAACAATCTACAAGGACGCGGCAGCATTCAACTCCGCAACGCCGATATCTATCAGCTTCCCGCAATGGTGTCGCTGTTGAAAGTGTTGAGCTTGCGCGCTCCCGACGCGACGGGCTTCACCAAGAGCGACATCAATTTCGTCTTGCAAGGCGAACACGCCTACTTGGAGCGGATCGATTTCGACGGCGATGCGGTGAGCCTGCAAGGTCGCGGCGAGCTGAACTTATTGAACGATCAAATCAATCTCGTATTCCGCACGGTCGTCGGCAGCGATTCCGCGCGGCTTCCGGCTGTGAAGCAGTTGCTCGGTGGAGCAAGTCAGCAAATTCTCCTGCTCCACGTCGACGGCACGCTCAAGAGCCCGCAGGTGCGCCGCGAAGCGTTCCCGGGCGTGAATCAGGTTTTGGAACAGCTCCAAGCGGAACTCAACAGCCCTTCGCCGTTAAGACTGAGCGAAGGGCCGACGCGCGTCTCTCCGCCGGGCAGGTATCCGCTGGATCGCAACTGA